TCAATTTCTAaagatatttctttaaatatctACGATTTGGATTATTATGAAGTGCGTTGTACACATctttcgaagaaaaaaattcaattacctGCACAATCTCGTCCTCTTCATTTAACAAAGCTGCAACATCAAAACTTGCCGACCTTAAAGAGGAATCAATACGAACACTTTTTGGAATTTGCAAAAAGGGACTTCGAGATGTAGTAACATCTATAGTTTCTTGACTAGTTGTTGTAGTTTTTGAAGATGTCGAACTAAGAGTACTCGAAGATGTTGTAGATCGTGCAGTTGAGCTAGAAGTAGTCGGTGTTGTTCGAGATGTAGTAGAAACTGTGGTTGGCTTTGTTGAAGTTCTAGAAGATGTACTCGAATTAGTTGTTGATGTAGTAGACGTTGAGACAGTTGTCGATTTTGTTGTAGAGCTAGAAGTACTCGACGGAGTTGTAGATCGTGTGGTAGAACTAGAAGTTGTCGGTGTTGTTCTAGATGTACTCGAAATAGTTGTTGATGTAGTAGGCGTTGAGACAGTTGTCGACTTTGTTGTAGAACTAGAAGTACTCGACGGAGTTGTAGATCGTGTGGTAGAACTAGAAGTTGTCGGTGTTGTTCTAGATGTACTCGAAATAGTTGTTGATGTAGTAGGCGTTGAGACAGTTGTCGACTTTGTTGTAGAACTAGAAGTACTCGACGGAGTTGTAGATCGTGTGGTAGAACTAGAAGTTGTCGGTGTTGTTCTAGATGTAGTAGAAACTGTAGTTGTTTTTGTTGACGTTTTCGAAGTTGTTGGTACGGTAGAAGTCGATATAGTTGTCGACGTAGAACTAGGAGTAGTCGTTGTTGTAGAACTAGAAGTACTCGACGGAGTTGTAGATCGTGTGGTAGAACTAGAAGTTATCGGTGTTGTTCGAGATGTAGTAGAAACTGTAGTTGTTTTTGTTGACGTTTTCGAAGTTGTTGGTACGGTAGAAGTCGATATAGTTGACGTAGAACTAGGAGTAGTCGTTGTTGTAGAACTAGAAGTACTCGACGGAGTTGTAGATCGTGTGGTAGAACTAGAAGTTGTCGGTGTTGTTCTAGATGTACTCGAAATAGTTGTTGATGTAGTAGGCGTTGAGACAGTTGTCGACTTTGTTGTAGAACTAGAAGTACTCGACGGAGTTGTAGATCGTGTGGTAGAACTAGAAGTTGTCGGTGTTGTTCTAGATGTAGTAGAAACTGTAGTTGTTTTTGTTGACGTTTTCGAAGTTGTTGGTACGGTAGAAGTCGATATAGTTGTCGACGTAGAACTAGGAGTAGTCGTTGTTGTAGAACTAGAAGTACTCGACGGAGTTGTAGATCGTGTGGTAGAACTAGAAGTTGTCGGTGTTGTTCTAGATGTAGTAGAAACTGTAGTTGTTTTTGTTGACGTTTTCGAAGTTGTTGGTACGGTAGAAGTCGATATAGTTGTCGACGTAGAACTAGGAGTAGTCGTTGTTGTAGAACTAGAAGTACTCGACGGAGTTGTAGATCGTGTGGTAGAACTAGAAGTTATCGGTGTTGTTCGAGATGTAGTAGAAACTGTAGTTGTTTTTGTTGACGTTTTCGAAGTTGTTGGTACGGTAGAAGTCGATATAGTTGTCGACGTAGAACTAGGAGTAGTCGATGTGGTAGAACTAGAAGTCGATGTCGTTTTTTGCGTTCCAGAAGTTGTAGTTGTTGAAACTGATGTGGTCGAAAGAGTACTTATCGTAGACGTTGCATCAGAAGTAGTTGTTGTGGTAGTAAAAATAGATGTAGTCGGCGTGGTTGCGCTAGAAGAAGTGGGTACAAAAGTTGTAGTGATAGGGTAGGTGGTAGGTGAGTAACTGAAGATATTTTGCGCGTTTTGATAATCGACAGTAATTCCACTTAATAACAACGCATCCGTAATGCTTACTAATACAGTTACACATGTCCAAAATTTAATCGAACACGATATACCTTTACGACGACGACTACCGTTGACAactaaaacatataaatatgtaaattaaaaatataaaatcgattAACGTAGCGTTCTTTTACCAAATAACGTACGAAGAGaaaatataaaccaaaataaacTCAATACCAAATATATCCACGAAAAGATCTGGAAGATATAGGGTTTTACGAAAAATTCATCGGTGTAAATGTTACCGTTAGGATCTAAAAcggaaacaaataattaattagtcCGATTTACTTCgttattttgttcaataactcactgataaatatattatagacGATACAAATATAATCGGTATCCGATGTACAATTTTTCGCGTCTTCGTAGTAAAAAGTAATTGAAGATAATGACAAACCGATCCATAACAGACTCTGTATCTACAacaattcaatcaaaacaaGTTGGAGTAGGAAATTGCATTCATTATAAATAGAACGAGATAATTATACATTTCAAGTTACTTGCCATGCACTATATTCTatcaaaatcacaaaaaaatttatacgtACAATTCCTCCAACGCAACCGATTTGAACGAAAACTTTAATAGTATTAAAACGAATATGATTGAaactcataattttttatatatgtacaTAAATATCTATACCAGTTGCACCGGTACCAAAGCGAAAcgttttatttctaatattcaaACAGATAATCCGAAACTTATCgttttgattgatattatacgattaaaatgaatataaatatgtttgatTCTGATTGATGAGTAGAGCTAATCTCAATATTCCATTGTATAGATAAAAGATTAATtattatcgaaataaaaaacaaatcaaatcaaatttatacggtttgaaaaaaggaaaggaaattttattaaatcaattaaaataaaaaagcctAGTTAACATTGATACTATACAACACATTTCTTTCTTCCTGTTAAAAACCTCCCAATTAGGTTCAACCGAAGTAAACCCGATGGCAACTTCCCTATTAACGCCGGTCAAAATCGTTAACAAatctttgttgtttttatatccTTTTCTAATTTCGTTAACTAAACTTTGTACGAAATAACTTCCCTTAGACGGATCCCGCCAAGCGTAATAACCTAAAAACGCccataataataattctaatcGCGGGAAAGATTTAAAATTACCTTCCACAGTGGCGTACATCACTAAAATATCTGCCATAACCGGAATCGTATACAAATCAGTCGATTTTTTATCGGAATCGGCGTGTACGTACGTAACTTCAAATCCGGGATCCGTTTTGTTACCTCTACAAGCCTTAaacaattattcatataattctattcgaaaaaaaaaaaaaaagaaactagtTGTGTTACCtgaataaaaaacaactttGGTTTGGCGGCTAAACTGGGACAATATAAAGGCGAAAaatatttccacaatttttcgGTTTCGTAATAAGTATCTTTAGCGTAAAGTATTCCATTATCTCCGTGGGACATTACCGATATTACGAGACAAGAAGATTCAGAATGATCCATTTTCGACACTAATAccgaaataaaatttccaataataaacaaaaactacgAATAAAACTATTAACTCACCAACATGTAATACTTCTGAAACTTCTTCGCAAGTTAGGTCTTCGTACACCGTTACGTCGAACATAAGTTCCTTCAAAACGTTTTCTAGAGCGTCCCTATCCTTTTCGGTGCCTTCTCTTGTTGTACAATCgttgatgaaatatttgtgaTTGAAAATTATGGCCGTACCTcttcttctatattttttgtaaacgtCTGAATCTGGTGCTGGTGCATCGGGCAATTCGATACGTATTtcttttcttataattaaacgttcgattaatttaaatattaggTTGTCTtcacgataattttttttttaactagaaaTTAGTTGTAGTACTCacttgaaagaaaataatccgTCTGTTACTGAAGGGGAGTTTTCGTCTAAGACACTCATGTTTTAAAACTATGCATTCGCTTTGATTATTACCATATATCAacgaatatttattaataaagttatGGAAACACGTACATGGCTTATCTCGAATTAATATTTCGCAATATTCAGTAAAAAGgtaaattttatctatatcgAACGTTTATCTCGAGTGGTTCCAATAAATAAGTACATAGGGATTGTGTGTGAACGCACCTCGTATATTTCTTTCATGTTATTAATCTGTTCGCCGCATACACTGAATTTTGTTACCGTGGCAACAAGCTGTATTGTGGTTTTTATTGTTAGACCCTTTTTTGCTTGTCTAGTCGGCCGgaagataaatagaaaaagaaatgtaacaCTTGCTTTTTGGCCTTGGTAGCGTGTGTGTGAATATTGGCGCGCTACTATcgtataatatatttacatattttgtattttggtttatgtcaattagcaagagtggataaatgttttagtttcaatGTACAATTTAGTTAAATAGTAAATACAGTCCACTACTTATTGGTTTATGGTTTAATGATGTAGTAAAGGTGCataagaagaaagtttagtgttttatttgccattacaa
This DNA window, taken from Diorhabda sublineata isolate icDioSubl1.1 chromosome 4, icDioSubl1.1, whole genome shotgun sequence, encodes the following:
- the LOC130442786 gene encoding mucin-2-like, which encodes MSFNHIRFNTIKVFVQIGCVGGIIQSLLWIGLSLSSITFYYEDAKNCTSDTDYICIVYNIFINPNGNIYTDEFFVKPYIFQIFSWIYLVLSLFWFIFSLRTLFVVNGSRRRKGISCSIKFWTCVTVLVSITDALLLSGITVDYQNAQNIFSYSPTTYPITTTFVPTSSSATTPTTSIFTTTTTTSDATSTISTLSTTSVSTTTTSGTQKTTSTSSSTTSTTPSSTSTTISTSTVPTTSKTSTKTTTVSTTSRTTPITSSSTTRSTTPSSTSSSTTTTTPSSTSTTISTSTVPTTSKTSTKTTTVSTTSRTTPTTSSSTTRSTTPSSTSSSTTTTTPSSTSTTISTSTVPTTSKTSTKTTTVSTTSRTTPTTSSSTTRSTTPSSTSSSTTKSTTVSTPTTSTTISSTSRTTPTTSSSTTRSTTPSSTSSSTTTTTPSSTSTISTSTVPTTSKTSTKTTTVSTTSRTTPITSSSTTRSTTPSSTSSSTTTTTPSSTSTTISTSTVPTTSKTSTKTTTVSTTSRTTPTTSSSTTRSTTPSSTSSSTTKSTTVSTPTTSTTISSTSRTTPTTSSSTTRSTTPSSTSSSTTKSTTVSTPTTSTTISSTSRTTPTTSSSTTRSTTPSSTSSSTTKSTTVSTSTTSTTNSSTSSRTSTKPTTVSTTSRTTPTTSSSTARSTTSSSTLSSTSSKTTTTSQETIDVTTSRSPFLQIPKSVRIDSSLRSASFDVAALLNEEDEIVQPNLDVINTSMLIMMSLIARGYVLWLFNCLFVVVMIIIVNNLHRVVRPEIFPIIDTVAMDNSAAFCKTLSFVKIE